In Bactrocera oleae isolate idBacOlea1 chromosome 3, idBacOlea1, whole genome shotgun sequence, a genomic segment contains:
- the Ncoa6 gene encoding serine-rich adhesin for platelets isoform X5 yields the protein MQLKQQIESCVRITVQIPKDAAQRLRQMAAEGNPALHALGIMSVQLDGDSVISIKLPGQEINLKTIDNDEEGLSSDTGETVGDFTQLLDTGGSVGCLSDQFRSGTLLQSQMQCRIPAQNTNLTNKGVLTSSQLQQNQLVQERRNMLLGGPSTSNAAQAILQKQQHQNQNPNPNLQRQLIQGQPLFKPPNTVCPMDGKVPVPPIPSNLNSGSNNRDYPFVSMRQARVLQGRENALNNSLVNSNQVFSTSGSQSLQMPQNGQIERTSGLVSCPNVPLKVIKNSSNVDLLPSTTVLAGNKLQFLQPPPPPYPGIGTVTSNVTNKPLAQINKTVQNYLQKGMGGPPVTTFPVTNSTTNNNNIAISSPLLVNLLQNDGNTTTNQVKLSPQTSLAQQQTSPLQSTSQQQLNQSQHQQLLSSPMRTQSTPNDTVLDHKQVQQQQQTQLLHSENTLMGTTSAMGVSLSTGVNTSMHLHQQQPQTILTSPVSNLFGHHQIQSNFQAQHISSQQNHFLRQQRQQQLQAAVVSIPGTPSQRLMQQQSFQQSQIIHNNQASMQNGDGGIMLTNLHHLQSPNVRQARSVGVLTGHVAVQQKSQQTLQFLSSGSMSPAASHSPASSHHSMHSPLMGSHQQQMLSPSTTPVQSPHPHTPHAHKHISQQQSHQLQLQQQHNQLQHQTAMILPPALSPPSKSVNIHHNSQVPLASSLSSARSSTGSSASLTNTIPPPPDYNQTASATTGWPVSNKMMDSETKSSFQEFARYQMQYNLQQQQMNTNHQSQSNKEDLQKQQFNNHSSSQVGNTIGRLVGESSMDNVAPNALSDPLITLSDFEALTTNDLDALLPTLNCDLDSTLSLDDKNELESLLQDAKDLDLDLIEENLSAVGVDIDETAAAASSLLNAEAGHVPLGVNPMHFEQNGQISQNIQNHMVDGTIVATKQNQLQVQLNNILSRDQVMQNRYKPEDNVFMQNNQSNQKLQLPHNTYSPSIQPAQHSNFQEEPALHRSNARDGAEDFSIQKQFLINPLTGEMEPMQSDDSETEAEQETQQTNSMSKISRAVSSLIESFSCNQSIEGLPNSLLNDSNLCGTSVSKPSDSEQNNRIIPGVGSDTERSPDSLLFNKSNRSIKQAQRDGTHVLNKSVISLNNVTDFCTIKSPNAIFTTGTTSSATLKKKSKSTTLREKQQNNLKEKKQDANTTSGVTKLKRTKANAKSKTVTALPSSNTIPSTTLSESASILATQRTSAVCINNEKIKLRLKLEKKEPVSPAYKVDISFVPSPPLSASETPVSSTLNVPTKSNNSVLLNKNINQNTTVLSVSSQQLQNPQDNSSVVQHQTIDFTNFKPPQIAVNVTPNCSTDEPRVPPLHISLRGGKNSIVIKSSRKDRKKPQSLPNTSSVVSSEDGEDVGSKHIPNKQSQMSDVCTEIRTQEKMQHLYISPNPTSSVFNCSGSGNNSVTLMTSARLPTFPISSDDLSSSATSTTTPSFLGNKNGLTISAIKSLDTKSGSSLNDNKNIIIGSTNVGTLPFPPQLMHQSQYQKHTSHQLSQTCKDPSSLPGTITNTLSNNNILTCSSDNSVNIPNRVINTMNLKTPATITPIGMGGGKPLTKNHKPPSYITAVHQLQLQKHQQKQLQKQAKFGALNESQSAQETIVAVATMLPSATTLKRVTIPKSSVEQDDLVDKSESVTFKAESIVKTEVKISHSNLPTTKNQSHEAVQGESVPVIQIPVTNGTVSVNNVVVSGHQGNAVGTSPPALINVTLRNSPASNGSGTPGHGNGNGTGEDSGIESMDALSEKSPHQQSSSSPTQQQINSGSVGSTSNEKSAATSSDGKNSLKNNISKEKVDHTKNINEKNKLELNLKPQRKDNLLDYTDDEIEKALARMEGFHEDYLEVNSNASTIVSTVEQMPSESIVITKNAISPSKIKGTINGALLEHITETSTDNNENELSEQIIESLTPKEKNSSQYTERNIVLDDKYKSEISVEKPICSRKLNVKASENLSIDDGGKTIFEGKKQGDESNIYSQRSDSIYPPISIEIPTQSETECNRIRTRASSRLESPVDINKSSPTSNESNANSSVVTGIKQLNTTRASSIGSVSPQLSVTISGSETQFGVGNKRKRQESDTSANNSQLNECTEQKRLRTGSISSATSNVAVDDNVRNMNDLSSANDVQDVSKISCSRKCEESSDSDEPLIEVAEKVRNSKAGNVANFNNTEAAIQATLVNLAASGKMEFCNTSSLDKNTRNSRTIIHPSI from the exons cAGATTGAATCTTGCGTGCGGATAACAGTGCAAATCCCGAAGGATGCGGCTCAACGGTTACGCCAGATGGCAGCGGAGGGCAATCCAGCCCTCCATGCTCTTGGTATTATGTCTGTGCAGTTGGATGGCGATTCTGTGATATCCATAAAATTACCCGGACAGGAGATCAATTTAAAAACTATAG aTAATGACGAGGAAGGTTTATCGAGCGACACGGGTGAGACGGTGGGCGATTTTACACAACTGTTGGATACTGGGGGGAGTGTCGGGTGTCTTAGCGATCAGTTTAGAAGTGGAACACTTTTGCAATCACAAATGCAATGTCGCATCCCTGCACAAAACACCAACCTTACTAATAAAGGAGTACTTACGTCATCACAATTACAGCAAAATCAGCTGGTACAGGAAAGGCGTAATATGCTGCTTGGGGGTCCAAGTACAAGCAATGCAGCGCAAGctattctacaaaaacaacaacatcaaaacCAAAACCCAAACCCAAACCTGCAGCGACAGTTAATTCAAGGCCAACCACTCTTCAAACCGCCAAACACAGTTTGTCCTATGGATGGAAAAGTTCCAGTACCACCAATACCTTCAAATTTAAATAGCGGTTCAAATAATAGGGATTATCCATTTGTTAGTATGAGACAAGCTCGTGTTTTACAAGGTCGGGAAAATGCACTGAATAATAGTCTAGTAAATTCTAATCAAGTATTTTCAACAAGTGGTTCACAATCTTTACAAATGCCGCAAAATGGACAAATAGAACGTACAAGTGGTTTGGTATCGTGTCCCAATGTACcgttaaaagttataaaaaattcttCCAATGTGGATCTTTTGCCTTCAACTACTGTTTTAGCTGGTAATAAACTACAGTTTTTGCAACCTCCACCACCCCCGTATCCAGGTATAGGGACAGTAACATCAAACGTTACAAACAAACCTCTcgctcaaataaacaaaacagtTCAAAACTATTTACAAAAAGGTATGGGAGGTCCACCAGTGACGACTTTTCCAGTAACTAATTCTACgaccaataataataatattgcaatTTCCTCACCGCTGCTTgtgaatttattacaaaatgatGGAAATACGACGACAAATCAAGTAAAATTGTCGCCACAAACTTCATTGGCGCAACAGCAAACATCGCCGTTACAATCCACGAGTCAGCAACAGTTAAATCAAAGCCAACATCAACAGTTATTGAGTTCACCAATGCGAACGCAATCAACACCTAACGACACAGTACTAGACCACAAACaagttcaacaacaacaacagacacAATTGTTACATTCGGAAAATACTTTGATGGGTACAACTTCAGCAATGGGTGTGTCTTTATCGACCGGCGTTAATACGAGCATGCACTTACATCAACAACAACCGCAAACAATCTTGACAAGCCCTGTAAGCAATTTGTTTGGGCATCACCAAATTCAATCTAACTTTCAGGCGCAGCATATTTCATCTCAACAAAACCATTTTTTGCGacaacaacgccaacaacaGTTGCAGGCAGCTGTTGTTTCGATTCCAGGTACTCCTTCGCAACGTTTAATGCAACAACAATCGTTCCAGCAATCtcaaataatacataataatcAGGCATCTATGCAAAATGGTGATGGTGGAATAATGTTAACTAATTTGCATCATCTGCAATCACCAAATGTACGGCAAGCGCGTTCCGTAGGTGTATTGACAGGACACGTTGCTGTGCAGCAAAAATCGCAACAAACACTTCAGTTTCTTTCTTCCGGTAGTATGTCACCTGCAGCGTCGCATTCACCTGCCTCTAGCCACCATTCAATGCATAGTCCGTTAATGGGCTCACACCAACAGCAAATGTTGTCGCCCTCTACAACGCCAGTGCAATCTCCACACCCGCATACGCCACATGCACATAAGCATATTAGTCAACAGCAATCGCATCAGTTGCAACTACAGCAGCAACATAATCAATTACAACATCAGACGGCGATGATTTTACCCCCAGCATTATCGCCGCCATCTAAAAGTGTTAATATTCATCACAACTCACAAGTACCTTTAGCATCATCTTTATCCTCAGCGAGATCCAGTACTGGTAGCAGTGCCtctttgacaaatacaataCCTCCACCACCTGATTATAATCAGACAGCTAGTGCGACAACAGGCTGGCCTGTAAGTAACAAAATGATGGATTCTGAAACTAAGAGTAGTTTCCAGGAGTTTGCTCGTTACCAAATGCAATACAacttacagcaacaacaaatgaataCTAATCATCAATCGCAGTCAAATAAGGAAGATTTGCAAAAACAGCAATTTAACAATCATTCATCCAGTCAGGTAGGGAATACAATTGGAAGATTGGTGGGAGAATCTTCGATGGATAATGTTGCACCTAATGCATTATCAGATCCTTTAATAACTCTATCAGATTTTGAAGCTTTAACAACAAATGATCTTGATGCTTTGCTACCAACATTAAACTGTGATTTGGATTCAACTCTTAGTTTGGATGATAAAAATGAATTGGAATCACTTTTGCAAGATGCGAAAGATCTAGACTTGgatctaattgaggaaaatttaTCTGCTGTAGGAGTAGATATTGATGAGACAGCGGCTGCAGCATCATCGCTTTTAAATGCAGAAGCCGGACACGTCCCACTTGGCGTTAATCCAATGCACTTTGAACAAAATGGGCAAATATCACAAAACATACAAAATCATATGGTTGATGGCACCATAGTGGCCACTAAACAAAATCAGTTGCAAGTGCaactaaataatattctatCACGGGATCAAGTTATGCAAAATCGATATAAACCGGAAGACAATGTGTTTATGCAAAATAATCAATCTAATCAGAAATTGCAGCTACCCCATAATACATATTCCCCTTCTATACAACCTGCGCAACATTCAAATTTTCAAGAGGAGCCTGCGCTTCACCGAAGTAACGCAAGGGATGGAGCGGAGGACTTCTCTATTCAGaagcaatttttaataaatcctCTGACCGGTGAAATGGAACCAATGCAAAGTGATGACAGTGAAACAGAGGCAGAACAGGAAACTCAGCAAACTAATTCTATGTCAAAAATATCTCGTGCAGTGTCGTCATTAATTGAAAGTTTTAGTTGTAATCAATCTATCGAAGGTTTACCCAATTCTCTGTTGAATGATTCAAATTTATGTGGAACCTCTGTGTCAAAACCTTCAGACAGTGAACAAAATAACCGAATCATACCTGGAGTAGGAAGTGATACAGAACGCTCACCTGATTCGTTACTTTTCAACAAATCGAATCGAAGCATTAAACAAGCTCAACGAGATGGCACTCATGTGCTCAACAAATCAGTTATTTCTCTTAACAATGTTACTGACTTTTGTACGATTAAATCACCGAATGCAATTTTTACCACTGGAACGACATCGTCGgctactcttaaaaaaaaatcaaagtcaACAACGCTACGAGAAAAGCAACAGAATAACTTAAAGGAAAAAAAGCAAGATGCAAACACCACTTCTGGAGTGACAAAACTTAAAAGAACAAAAGCAAATGCCAAATCGAAGACGGTTACTGCATTGCCATCTAGTAATACAATACCTTCTACTACGTTATCGGAATCTGCATCCATATTGGCAACTCAACGAACATCAGCAGTGTGTATTAAtaatgagaaaataaaattacgctTAAAATTGGAAAAGAAGGAACCGGTATCTCCTGCCTATAAAGTAGATATTTCATTTGTACCTTCACCACCACTTTCAGCATCGGAAACGCCAGTGTCGAGCACGTTAAACGTACCAACTAAAAGTAATAATAGTGTTCTACTTAACAAGAATATAAACCAAAATACCACAGTTTTATCGGTTTCTTCTCAACAGCTACAGAATCCGCAAGATAATTCTTCTGTTGTACAACACCAAACGAttgatttcacaaattttaagcCTCCGCAAATAGCTGTAAATGTTACTCCGAATTGTTCAACTGATGAACCACGAGTACCCCCATTACACATCAGTTTAAGGGGTGGCAAAAATTCAATTGTGATTAAAAGTAGTCGAAAAGACCGTAAGAAACCACAGAGTTTGCCAAATACGTCGTCAGTTGTATCGAGTGAAGATGGTGAAGATGTTGGTTCTAAgcatatacctaataaacaGTCACAAATGTCAGATGTGTGTACAGAGATTAGGACTCAAGAGAAAATGCAGCATTTGTATATTTCCCCAAACCCTACATCATCAGTCTTTAACTGTAGTGGAAGCGGCAACAATTCCGTCACACTAATGACATCAGCACGTTTACCAACATTCCCGATTTCGAGTGATGATCTTTCATCGTCAGCAACGTCAACGACAACGCCTTCCTTCTTGGGTAACAAGAATGGACTCACAATAAGTGCAATTAAATCGCTTGATACAAAGAGCGGTAGTAGCTTAaatgacaataaaaatataataattggtTCGACTAATGTAGGTACATTACCGTTTCCACCACAATTGATGCATCAATCACAATATCAAAAACATACGTCCCATCAACTGTCACAAACTTGTAAAGATCCATCAAGCTTACCTGGTACCATAACTAATACGTTATctaacaataatatattaacTTGCTCCAGTgataattctgtaaatataccAAATCGTGTGATAAATACAATGAATTTAAAGACACCAGCCACAATTACACCTATTGGTATGGGTGGAGGTAAACCACTGACAAAAAATCACAAACCACCGTCTTACATAACAGCTGTTCATCAACTTCAACTTCAAAAGCATCAACAAAAACAGTTGCAGAAGCAAGCGAAATTTGGAGCTCTTAATGAAAGTCAATCAGCACAGGAAACAATTGTAGCAGTAGCAACTATGCTGCCAAGTGCAACAACCCTAAAACGAGTTACAATACCAAAATCTTCAGTAGAACAAGATGATCTAGTTGATAAATCAGAAAGTGTTACTTTTAAAGCTGAAAGCATTGTGAAAACAGAAGTCAAAATATCTCATTCAAATTTACCAACAACCAAGAACCAATCGCATGAAGCTGTGCAAGGTGAATCTGTTCCAGTTATTCAAATACCTGTAACCAATGGAACCGTAAGTGTAAATAACGTTGTTGTATCAGGTCATCAAGGAAATGCAGTTGGTACTTCACCACCTGCTCTAATTAATGTAACGCTTCGTAACTCGCCGGCAAGTAACGGAAGTGGTACCCCTGGTCATGGTAATGGAAATGGAACAGGCGAGGATAGTGGTATTGAGTCTATGGATGCGTTATCAGAAAAAAGTCCTCATCAACAATCGTCTAGTAGTCCAACTCAACAGCAGATAAACAGCGGTAGTGTTGGGAGTACAAGCAATGAAAAATCAGCAGCAACATCTAGTGACGgaaaaaattctttgaaaaaCAATATATCGAAAGAAAAAGTAGATCAtaccaaaaatataaatgagaaaaataaactCGAATTAAACTTAAAACCACAAAGAAAAGATAATTTGTTGGATTATACAGATGACGAAATTGAAAAGGCTTTGGCCAGAATGGAAGGATTTCATGAAGATTATTTGGAAGTTAACTCAAATGCATCAACTATTGTTAGCACAGTTGAACAAATGCCTTCTGAATCAATTGTAATCACAAAAAACGCGATATCTCCTTCCAAAATCAAAGGTACAATAAATGGAGCGTTATTAGAACATATTACCGAAACTTCAACagataataatgaaaatgaattaTCGGAACAAATAATTGAATCCCTTACCCCTAAAGAAAAGAACTCTTCACAATATACAGAAAGAAATATTGTATTAGATGATAAATATAAATCGGAGATTAGTGTAGAAAAACCAATTTGTTCCAGGAAACTTAATGTGAAGGCCAGTGAAAACCTGTCAATAGATGATGGAGGCAAGACAATATTTGAAGGTAAAAAACAAGGGGATgaatcaaatatttattcacaACGTTCGGATTCTATTTACCCTCCTATATCTATTGAAATTCCAACGCAAAGCGAAACGGAATGTAATCGAATTCGCACTCGTGCTAGTAGTCGATTGGAAAGTCCCGTGGATATAAATAAATCAAGTCCAACATCGAATGAATCAAATGCAAATTCTTCTGTAGTCACTGGCATCAAACAACTTAATACAACGCGAGCGTCTTCAATTGGTAGTGTCAGCCCACAATTAAGTGTGACAATTTCTGGTAGTGAAACTCAGTTTGGTGTAGGGAATAAGCGTAAGCGTCAAGAATCTGATACTAGTGCTAATAACTCTCAACTCAATGAATGTACTGAACAAAAGCGTTTACGGACAGGCAGTATAAGTAGCGCTACAAGCAATGTTGCTGTTGATGATAATGTGAGGAATATGAATGATTTATCTTCAGCAAATGATGTGCAGGATGTCTCAAAAATCAGCTGTAGCAGAAAATGTGAGGAATCTTCTGACTCTGATGAACCATTGATCGAAGTGGCAGAAAAAGTAAGAAATTCAAAGGCCGGCAATGTTGCCAACTTTAACAATACTGAAGCAGCTATTCAGGCAACGCTGGTAAATTTAGCAGCGTCAGGAAAAATGGAGTTTTGCAATACATCCAGTTTAGATAAAAATACTCGCAATAGTCGAACCATAATACATCCAAGTA